From Clostridium sp. SY8519:
GCAGACGCAATTGCTGATTTCTTTGTGCAGAAAATAGGATCAAAGTACGCGATATTGACAGTAGTTATTATATGTGCAGTACTGACTTATGGCGGGGTATCGCTGTTTGTTGTATCTTTTGCGATGTATCCGATTGCAGCAAAACTGTTTCGGGAAAGCGGAATTAACAAACGAATTTTGCCGGGGACAATAGCACTTGGTGCATTCACATTTACAATGACGGCATTGCCCGGATCGCCACAGGTGCAGAATGCAGTACCGATGAAGTTCCTTGGGACGACAGCATTTGCTGCTCCGGTGCTTGGTATTGTGGCTGCGGCGATCATGTTTTGCTTTGGATATGTATGGCTTGTGAGACGAGCTAAAATATGTACCAAAAAATACGGCCCCGGATATGGTGACTGGAAAGAGAATCTGATTCATATCGAAAAAGAAGACCTGCCATCGTTTGGTGTAGCTATTTTTCCGATTGTTGTATGCGTAGTTGCGAATGTAATTTTCTCAAAAATAATTTTTCCAAATACGAATGGAGATTATTTACAGCAGGCTTTTGAAGTAACTTTACAGTCAGTGATTGGTACATGGTCGTTGCTGCTTGCGTTGATCATAGCAGTAATTGTTTGTACCTTAATGAACTGGAGACGTGTAAAAGACACATTTCTTGAAATTTTACAGGAAGGTGTGATGGGATCATTTCTTCCGATTTTTAATACCGCTTCCGAAAACGGCTATGGTACCGTTATTTCCTCGCTGGCTGCATATTCTCTGATTGCGGGTGCGATTACGGCAATTTCTTCGAATCCGCTGGTTGTAACGGCAATATCATCTTCTGTTCTTGCAGGAATCACGGGATCAGCTACCGGTGGACTTACAATTGCACTGACTACTATGGGCGACAAGCTGATTGCCCTTGCGAATGCACGTGGGATTCCGCTGGAAGTAGTTCACAGAGTTGCTTGTGTTGCGTGCGGAGGTTTGGATACGTTACCACATAACGGAGCAGTAATTACGCTGCTGGCAATCACGCAAATGAGACATAAAGATTCTTACAAAGATATTGGAATGAATACGGTTGTATTTCCGCTGATTGCTACAGCTGTCATTATTATTCTCGGTTCCATGGGTGTTCAGTAATTTAGAACGGGTGCTTGCTGTGGGGTGATTAAAAACTGCCGAAAGACAATTAGACTACAAGAGAGAATATATTATAAAATAGAACTGTCCTCCCTTCCTTGACCCGGCCTGCGCCATAATCTAAAATAAGCAGGTAATACGCAACGAATCGCAAAGGAGCAGAGGATGACAGAAGAAGAGCTGGTGAATACCGCACAGTTAATTTCCCGGCTGGCCCACAAGGGACAGACAGATCGGGCCGGCAAGCCCTATGCGCGGCATCCGGAGAAGGTTGCGTCTTTTCTGGCGGATCCCGCCGCGCAGTGTGTGGCCTATCTGCATGATGTTCTGGAGGATACTGATGTGACCCGGGAAGAGCTGCAGAAGATTTTCGGGGACAGGATCACAGACGCAGTCTGGCTTCTGACCCGCCCGGCACAAATGGAATACATGGATTATATCCGGCGCCTGAAGGAAAATCCGCTGGCCCGATCCGTGAAACTGGCAGATCTGCGGCACAACATGGATCTGTCCAGGATACCCAACCCCTCGACCAGGGATCGGGAGCGGGTGGAAAAATACAAAGCAGCCCGTGCGCTTTTACTGCAGGAATGAAGCCCCCTGAACTCATAACCGAAAACAGAAAAAACGGCAGACAGGAGCCTCCCATCCATCCGATCCGTCATCTGCCCATGGAACAATTTCGAAAAAAGCCCTGTACCGAACGCGGCGAAAGAGCCGCGGTTCGGTACAGGGCTTTTGCAGTGTGCGCCTAGCGGCGCACGTTTCTAACGGGTTAAAGTCCCGAATCCACCCGGTAGTGGGAAGGATATAGCCGAAGGCAAGGGTGTCCATCGTGAGGTGGAATCTGAAGGAAGCTGGATGTGAGGAAAATACTAACTCACGGGCAAATCTCTGGTCTGACGGACAGAAATCTCATAGGAGGTTATGCATGAGGGTAAGGTTGCACGCCAAATCGAAGCCCAATAACTACACGGAATCATGCATGATAGATGAGGCAGATGGATGGAGAGGAAGAAACGTGTGGTACCTAGGGAGGTCTGTGCGGTACGCCGTGAAAGAGGTAACCATTGCATAAAGCAATGCTGAACGCACAGAAGTCAGCAGAGGTCATAGTAGGAGTCAAGGCAAACAAGGGAGCGCCAGGAATTGATGGCATGACCGTTGAGGAGGCTCTTCCATATCTAAAGGAACATCAACAAGAGATAACCGACCGCATTTATCGTGGAAAGTATACTCCGTCTCCAGTAAGACGAGTTGAGGTTCCCAAAGCAGATGGAGGTGTGCGAAAGCTTGGCATACCAACAGTGGTAGACCGTACACTTCAACAGGCAATAGCCCAACAGTTAGTGCCAATCTATGAACCGCTGTTTGCAGGGGGTAGCTATGGCTATCGTCCGAACAGAAGTGCAAAAGACGCAATACGCAAGGTTAAGGAGTATGCCGAACAAGGCGATACATTTGCTGTAGTCCTTGACTTGTCAAAGTACTTCGATACTCTTAATCACGAAATTCTCATCAATCTTCTCCGAAAGAATGTAAAAGATGAACGTGTAGTACAGTTGATAAAGCGCTATCTGAAAAGCGGTGTAATGGAGAACGGAGTAGTCATTGACACAGAGAAAGGCTCACCACAAGGTGGAAATCTATCCCCATTGCTGGCAAATGTCTACCTCAATGAGTTCGACCAAGAATTCTTGAAAAGAGGCGTTCCATGCATAAGATATGCAGATGACATTGTGCTTCTTGCAAAGAGCAAGCGGGCATCAGAGAGACTCTTGGAAAGCAGTACAAAATATCTTGAGGAGAGGCTGAAACTTACAGTTAACCGAGAAAAGAGTCGTACTGTCAGCGTATTTGCGATCCGAAATTTTAAATTCCTTGGCTTTGCATTGGGAAGGAACGGAAAAGGCATTTATGTCCGAGTTCATCCGAAGTCATGGAAGAAGTTTAAGTCTGGACGGAAGGAGTTATCTTCCCGTAAGCGATGTCAGTCAATCAAGCCAAGCCTTGAGAAAATCAAGGTGTATGCGAGGGGATGGCTTAACTACTACGGAATTGCAAGTATGAAGAATAACATAGATGACATCAACGGATGGCTCTACCACAGAATACGTATGTGTATATGGAAACAGTGGAAACTTCCAAGAACAAAGAAAAGAAATCTGATAAAGATGGGAGTACACGAATACTATGCGAACATGGCAGCAAACTGCCGAAGAGGACACTGGTATTGTGCGAATCTGACAACAGTTAAGAAAGCCATGACAAAAGAAAGACTGATAAACAGTGGCTTTTATGATTTAGCCACAGCCTATCAGTCTGTGCACGTCAACTATTGAAACCGCCGTGTACCGAACGGTACGCACGGTGGTGTGAGAGGACGGCGGTTAGTCACCGCCTCCTACTCGATTACAGTCCCATGGATTTGATGAAGTCGGATAATACCGGTTTGTTCTGCTTGATTCGAACGGATCGCGCGGAGAACAGAAGAATGGTGGCTGCCGCAAATCCAACGGCATACAGCAGCAGACGGGCCACATCGAACTGAATGGAAGTGCCGCCGGCAATCGTGCTGCGGAATGCATCTACCGCATAGCTGAACGGTACCCAGCGGTGTACCAGGCTGACGTAACGGCCGGAAAGTTCCAGGGGATAGGTTCCGGCGGAAGCGGCCAGCTGGACCACGGTAAAGATCAGCATCAGGAAACTGCCGACTTTGCCCAGCAGCGCATTGAAGAAATACATGATGGACATGTACGCCAGTGACGCGGCGATGGCTACGAGGATCGTTTTTCCCATGGATGCCGGCTGGAATCCCAGGACCTGATGGAGAATCAGTACCATAAGCGGTGCCATAAGAATGCTTAACGGATAGAAAACGCTGGCTTTGCTGGCCCACCAGCCCAGGCCGGAATGCAGCTTTCCTTCATAATCCAGAATCGGGTACATGATGGAAAAGGCGATACATGCGATCCAGAGTCCCACGTTCATCATATAGGCGGCCATGGCATGGCCATTGTTCGGTACAGAGGTGATCTGTGATTCGCTGCCTGTTACAGGCGAAGCAAACATGCCGGTGGTTTTGCCGGTGAAATGCAGATCCTGAACCGTATCCGCCCCTTTGGAGAGACCGGAAGACAGTTTGGCGGATCCGCTGTAAGCGCTGGCAAGACCGGTGTTCAGCTGCGAGGAGCCGTCTGACAGTTTCCGGGAACCGGAGGCCAGCTGCGCGGTTCCGGATGCCAGCTGACCGGCGCCGGAATTTAAGGCCGCACTGTTGGACACCAGAGTGGCAAGACCGGTGCTCAGCTGTTTGGAACCGGAGGCCAGCTTCCTGGCACCGGATACTGCGGAAGCAGTGCCGTCGGTCAGGGTTTTTCCGGAAGAAATCAGGGTATTGCCGGCGGTCTGCAGTTTGACATTATTGGAAGTCAGCGCTGCGAGACCGCTGCGCATCTGTTTCATGCCGGCGGCTGCTTCCGGGAAAGAAGCAGTGGCTGTTTCCAGCTGATCAACAGCGGAACCGACCCAGGTTACACCTGCGCTGAGCTTCTGGGAACCGGCGTAAGCGGTATCCAGAGCCGCGGACAGACGGTTGATGCTGTCGCTGTCGATGGAGGCATTTGCCAGTCCGGCGGAAATTTTGGACAGGTATCCGGAAGCGTCGGACAGGGAAGAGCTGACCGTGTTCAGCTGTTTCTGTGCGGTGTTTAAGTCGGATACCGCGGTCTGCAGGCTGGATTTGTATTTTGCCGCCAGGGCAGAAAGGTCCACCGATGCGGAGGAAGCGGATACTTCCTCTACGGAGTCCTGTTTGGCGGATTCCAGCTTTTTGACCAGGATTTCTTTTTCTGATTCGCTTAAGCCGTCTGTCTGCCGGATGCTGCGGATACTTTCGTCGATTTTGGCGTTGGATGCTTTGATCCGGCTGTTGGCGGTGCGGATGGAATCGTTGGCCTTGGAGGAAACCGCGGAAATCTGCCTGCCGGCAGACTGTTCGGCAGCAGTTTCCATCCCGGAAATCATGCGGTCCAAAGTGGCCGGAAGGGTATTCAGCGTACGGCTGATCTGTCCCAGGCCTTCCGCGGACTGCTGAATGCCCGTCTGGCTTCTGGAAACAATGGTCCGGGCATTGCCGATGGCGGAAGAAAGGGTTTTCAGATTTTCTTCCGTGGCGGAACCCTTAAGGGCGCGTACCTGATCGGAAATGGTTTTTAGGCCGCTTTCCAGTGAATCCGCGCCTGCCTGCAGAGTCGTGCTGCCGGAACCGTTGATATTGTCCGACAACGTGGAAACGGCAGAAGACACCTGGCCGAGATTTTCCAGACCGGAGAGTTTCTGTGCGCCGAGATACAGTTTCCGCGCGCCTGCGGTATAGGTGCCGACACCATTGACATAGGAAGCGACGCCGCGGGTATATGCGGCGGTTCCGTTATTCAGTCTGGAGGCGCCGGAAGACAGGGCAGCGGCGCCGGAACTCAAAGTATCAGATCCGTTCTTCGCCGTGGCTGCGCCGTCTGTGTACTGCTGAATGCCGGAGGCCAGCCTGCCGGTGCCTTTTTTCAGGCTAAGTGTGCCGGCTGCCGCGGTGCGTAAGCCCTTGGAAAGGGCCTTTCCCCCGTTATTCAGCTTCTGCAGACCATTTGTCAGCTGACCGGAGCCGTCGGCAGCCTGGCTGATCTGGCTGCCGGCATCCCCGATCACGTCTTTCATAGCGTCCGCGTAGGTTTTGGTGACGGTGCGGGACACGCTGTTTTTCAGTTTTTCCATGGCAGATTCGCTCATTTTGGAAGCGATGTAGTTTTTGCCCGGATTGGTGTAATAGTACAGGTGCATTTTCTTCGGATTCTGATCCAACAGGGTGGCGGCATTGGAAGAAAAATTCTCCGGAATCCGGATTGCCATATAATAGTCACCGTTCTGCAGGCCCAGTTCTGCCTGCTGTTCTGTGACAAAATGAAAATCCAGGGAGTCATTTTTCTTCAGCCGCTTCACCAGCTGATCGCCCACGTCCAGCTTCTTGCCCTGATAGGTGGTGCTTTTGTCCTGATTGACGACGGCTACCGGCAGATTGCCGGTTTTTCCGTAAGGATCCCACATGGAGCCGAGAAACAGGGTGGTGTAAATGGCGGGGATCAGAAGAATCGCGATCAGTACGAAAATGATGATTTTGTTTTGAAACAGTTTATTCCATTCCTTGCGAATCATAGTATGGTCCTTCCTTAAAAAACTGACAGAATCAATGGAACATGCCATGCTGTCCTGCACACAAAGTATGTTAAACGGCAGGATAAGCATTAAACAATAACTAGTATGTTAATAAACAACGTGTTGATTATTTGGATAGTGAGTATTATAATCATCAGGAGAGGAGATTGCAAGAGGTATTTTTCACGTATTCGGAATGAAACAATGAAAAACAATAAAAAATACGGCGTTGATTAATAGACAAAACAAAAACAAATGTCTATTCTTATAATATAGAACACAAGGTATTGCGCTGCTTTGACAGAGACTGTCAGGGTCAGCCGGGAGAGGGAAAAATGGGAGAAAAGAAAACACTGGACCGAAGAGTCCGGAAAACAAGAGCACAGCTGAAGGCAGGACTGATCAAGCTGATGCAGACCAAGAGCATCCAGGAGATTACCGTGCAGGAGCTGGTGGATGAGGTGGATATCAACCGTTCCACCTTTTATCTGCACTATACGGATATCCAGGACATGCTCAGCCATCTGGAAAATGAATTTTTTGAATCGTTTCAGGAGATTCTGGAGGAATATGACGCCTTTGCGGTACAGGCGAAAAGTGTGGACGAACTGCGCCGAGCCGGCTTCCTGAAAAATATGTACCGCAACCTGAAGGAAAACGGCGAACTGTGCAAGGTGCTGTTCAGCGCCAACGGAGACATCCAGTTTATTAATGATGTGATCGAGACCATCGGCAGGGAATTCGAGGAGCGCTCCCGGTATGTGACGGATGTGCACCAGAACAGCCGCAGCGAATTTGTCTATGAATACTGTCTCTACGGCTGCCTCGGCCTGATTAAGCGATGGATGGAGGACGGGTTCCGGGAGTCCGCGGAGGAAATGGCGGATCTGACGGAGGAGCTGCTGCTCGCGAATCTGCACGGGCTGGAAGAGCGGGATGAGGTTTTGACACAGATTACACAGGAGACAGAAGCATGACACTGCAGCAGATGCATTATGCCCTTACCATAGCGGAATGCGGCTCCATGAACAAAGCGGCGGAGAAGCTGTTTTTGTCCCAGCCTGCGCTGACGAATACGATGCGGAGCCTGGAGGAGGAAATCGGCATCAATATTTTCCTGCGAAGCAAGCGGGGCGTTACCCCCACCAGTGAAGGCGAGGAATTTCTGGCCTATGTGCGCCAGCTCTACCAGCAGTATGAACTGCTGAAAGAGCGCTACAGCCCGGATGCGGAATTTAAGAGAAAATTCGGCGTATCTGCCCAGCACTACACCTTTGCGGTGCGTGCCTTTGTGGATACGGTGCGGAAGTTTGATACCCTGGAATTCGAATATGCCATGCGGGAGACCCGGACCCGAGAGGTGATCCAGGATGTGGCGCAGATGCGCAGCGAGATCGGGATCCTCTATATGAGCGCATATAATGAGAAGATTATCGGAAAAATGCTGCATGAAAAGGATCTGGAGTTTCACGAACTGGTGCAGGCCCGGGCCTATGTGTATCTGTGTGAGAAGCATCCGCTGGCCAAATGCCGGGAAGTGACCATGGATCAGCTGAAGGATTTTCCCTGTCTTTCCTTTGAACAGGATGTGCAGAGTTCCGTTTATCTGGCGGAGGAGATTCTCAGCGAGAATGTGTATCCGCGGACGATTCAGGTGAATGACCGGGCCACTATGCTGAATCTGATGGACAGCCTGAACGGGTATACCCTGTGTTCCGGCGTGATTTTTGATGATCTGAACGGGGACGGCTGCCTGGCGGTTCCTTTCCGGGAGGACGCGGAGGACTCCAGCGGGCTGATGCGCATCGGTTACGTGGTAAAGCGCAACAGCATCCGCAGTGAAATGGGGGAATACTATCTGGAAAGCTGCCGGCGCTGTCTGCAGCTGATCCGTAAATGAGGGCGGTGTGGTGTATAGCCTAGTAAAACAATTGTATATTCTGAAATAATAGATAAATGGCATGTTATAATTTTAAGTTATAATATGTCATTATTTTTTGCAATTATACAAGAGGAAAAAAGGATGGTATAGTTACACCATCAAAAGAAAACATACAAAACCTATTGCAAGAGTATATATTATGGAGGAATGGAAAATGGCAAATAAAAAGTACAGATTTGAGACACTTCAGTTACATGTAGGACAGGAAGAGGCGGATCCGGCAACAGATTCCAGAGCCGTACCGATCTACGCCACCACATCCTATGTATTCCACAATTCCCAGCACGCGGCTGACCGTTTCGGCCTGAAAGACGCCGGCAACATTTACGGAAGACTGACCAACACCACACAGAGCGTATTCGAGGAACGGATCGCGGCACTGGAAGGCGGCACAGGCGCCATCGCCACAGCATCCGGCGCGGCAGCCATCACATACGCCATCGAGGCACTGGCCAAGGCAGGCGAAAACATTGTGGCAGCCAAGACCATTTACGGCGGCACCTACAACCTGTTAAGCCACACACTTCCCCAGTACGGCATCACCGGCAGATGGGTGGATCCTTACAATTTCGATGAAGTGGAAGCTGCGATCGATGAGAATACCAAAGCGCTGTTCATCGAGACTCTGGGCAATCCCCTGGGTAATGTCATCGATATCGAGGGATGGGCAAAAGTAGCTCATAAGCACAACATTCCGCTGGTTGTGGACAACACCTTCGCAACCCCTTATCTGGTGCGTCCGCTGGAGTACGGCGCTGACATTGTGGTACATTCCGCAACCAAGTTCATCGGCGGCCACGGCACCGCAATCGGCGGCGTGGTAGTAGACGGCGGATCCTTTGACTGGCATACAGATCACAAGTATCCCTGGATCTCCGATCCGAATCCGTCCTATCACGGCATCAGCTTCGCGGACGCGACTGCGCCGGTAGCTTTTGTTACCTACATCCGTGCGATTCTGCTGCGTGATACCGGCGCGACCCTGTCACCCTTCCATGCGTTCCTGTTCCTGCAGGGCCTGGAGACACTGTCTCTCCGCGTAGAGCGTCATGTGGAGAACGCGTTGAAGATCGTAGATTATCTGAAAAACCATGAACAGGTGGAGGCAGTGCATCATCCGTCCATCGAGGGTGAGGCAGGCCATGAGTTCTATGACAAATATTTCCCCAACGGCGGCGCATCCATCTTTACGTTTGAAGTAAAAGGCACAGCGGCAGACGCGCAGAAATTCATTGACAATCTGGAGATCTTCTCCCTGCTGGCAAATGTGGCGGATGTAAAATCCCTGGTAATTCATCCGGCATCCACCACACATTCCCAGCTGACCGAGGAAGAACTGCTGGATCAGGGCATCAAACCGAACACCATCCGTCTGTCCATCGGTACGGAAAATGTCAATGACCTGATTGACGCTTTAGACGGCGCTTTCGCTGCAATTCGATAAACAGCAGACAATTCTGCCATTGTTACCATATTTTCCATAAGGAGTACACAGGAGACCGGGCTTCCCAGCGGGAGGCGCCGGTCTTCTGTGCGGTACGGGAGGCCGGCCGCCGTCCGGCCGGTACGTCTGCCTGCGCAGCGGGTACGTGCGGGTTCTGCCCGCGCTGCCCTGCCTGTGCCGTATGCCTCTGCGGCCGCCCGCACGGTTATAGCAGACAGAACCGCGGCGGGTATGTTATACTACCTGTGGTATGGTCTGCCGGCGGCAGGGATACGGCGCAGATTTGTCAGAATGGATAAGGAGACATGAAGTGAACAGTCAGAAGAACAAACAAAAGAGAAAGCAGCGGCTGATTGCTGTCATCTCAATCATTGTAATTGCCGCGATGGTGGTAACCATGATTGTGGTGCCGGCGCTGGCTTCTTCCTCTGCTTCCTCGGATCCTGCGGCAGTGACAGCCGCGGTATCCGGGAAGTATGATGACTCGGATCCGGGAGACTATATTACAGAAGCATTTGATGTGCGGATGACGGCGGACACCGCCCACCGGATAGCGGTGACGGAGAAAATCCGGGTGAATTTCATTCGGCGGCATCACGGAATCTACCGGGATATCCCCAACGGAGGAGCTTCCTACAGTATAAAAAATATCAGGGTATCGGAGCAGGACTATACAGTCAGCGGAACCGGGAGAAGCGGTTCCACCAGGATCCGGATCGGCAATGAGGATACCTATCTGCGGGGAACACACACCTATCAGATTACGTATGATCTGATCTGGTACAAAGACGCGGAGAAGGGAGCCGATGCCCTGGCTCAGAATCTGCTTCCGGTCAACTGGATGACTTCCATCCGGGAGGCGGATCTGACACTTACGATGCCGAAAGCAGTGGACTGGAATGCCATGGAATATTACGCAGGTCCGAAAGGCAGTGCCGGCGGCCTGAGCAGCCGGTATTTCACCAAGTCAGTCAGTTCAGACAAAAAGACACTGACCATTCACGGATCCAACCTGCCGAAGGGATATGGCGTGACGGTCCGGGGCAGTCTGCCGGAGCAGTACTGGAGCCAGGCGCAGACCTATGCCCGGGCCCACAGACAGTCGGCGCTGGGAATCGCCGTGATTCTGTGCGGGGCAGCGGTGTTTCTGCTGATCCTTTTCCTGATTTTTGGTAGAGATCCGAAGATTGTCCAAACCGTGGAATTTCGTCCGCCGGAAGATCTGACGCCGCTGGAAGCAGGATATCTGATTGACGGAAAGGCGGACAATGAGGACTTTATGTCCATGATTCTGTATTTTGCCTCCCGGGGCTATCTTTCCATCAAAGAAACCGGGACCAACACCTATACCCTGGTGAAGGAAAAGGAGCCTGCGCCGGAAGAGCCGGCGTTTGCACTGACGCTGTTCAAGGGGTTGTTCCGCAGAAAAACGGAGGTGGCGACAGCGAAGATTCCCACCTCATTTCTGGGTGATATGGACCGGGCAAAAACCCAGCTGTTTCAGAAGTACCGGGGCAGAGAAGGCCGCATTTTCCGTCCGGGCTGCAAGGGAGCCCGTGCGGCCGGCATTCTGATACTGATTGTGTATACCGTGATCGGCGTAGCCGCCCTGTATGGAAACCATCCGCATCTCGGGATCCTTCAGGTCATGCTGATGCTGGCGGGCATTTATTTCCTGGTGAGAAATTTTGACTATCGTTACTCCCGGGGAACCAAGGGAGGACTGATCGCCGGTGCGGTATGCTGTCTGATTCCCGCCGCGGGAATCAGTGTCGGACTGGGGATGACGCAGACCCCGTGGCTGGGGGCGGTATCCGCGGCAGCATTTCTGACCATACTGGTCTGCATCGTTTTTATGAGGGCCAGAAGCAGGGAAAATGCGCTGATTATGGGCAGATTGCTGGGATTCCGCGACTTCATCCGCACGGCGGAGTATGAACGGCTGAAAATGCTGTCCGCGGAGGATCCGGCCTACTTCTATGATGTGCTGCCCTACGCGGCGGTTATGGGCATGTCCACGGAGTGGGCAGAGAAGTTTACGAATATCCGGGTGCCGCAGCCGGAGTGGTACAGTACGTATGACGGCCGGCCGTTTGTGTATTCACCGCTGTGGTGCGGCTCCATGATGGAACATTGCGTAACCGGCAGCACACCGGTGCCGCCGGCTGATTCCGGAGGGAATTATGGCGGCGGATCCTTCGGCGGAGGCTTTTCCGGCGGAGGCGGCGGAGGCGGAGGCGGCGGCGCCTGGTAAACCGCCGATCCGCGTAAAAAATAAGACGCTGTAAATCTGCAGCCTCCTGACCGGAGGGGGGATCTGCGAGCAGGGAGAGACAGAAAGGACTGGGGATATGTATTACGGAACCATAAAGAAAGTAGACGTGGCAAACGGACCCGGGGTTCGTGTCAGCCTGTTTGTTTCCGGCTGCACCCATCACTGCAGGGAGTGTTTTCAGCCGGAAACCTGGGATTTCCATTACGGAGAGCCGTTCACAGAAGCTACAGAAGCCAGGATCCTGCAGGAACTGGCGCCCCATTATATCGAAGGATTTACCGTACTGGGGGGAGAACCCTTTGAACCGGAGAATCAGCGGGAACTGCTTCCGCTGCTGCGGAAGGTGCGGGAAACTTATCCGAAAAAAAATATCTGGATGTACACCGGCTATTCCTTTGAGGAACTGACCGGTCAGGAAAAAGGCACCGGCAGGGCCAGATGTGATGCCACAGATGAAATTCTGTCCCTGATTGATGTGCTGGTAGACGGTGAGTTTGAACTGGAGCGCAAGGATGCGGGCCTGCAGTTCCGCGGCTCCGCGAACCAGCGCCTGATTCTTGTGCCTGCGTCGCTGCAGGCCGGCCGGGTGATCTGGTGGGAAGACAGACTGCCGGTATAGACAGGAGAGACAGCAGGAACGAGACAGCAGAAAGATTGACAGAGGAAAGAAGAATTATGGCAGAATATTATGACGCAGTCATTATCGGCAGCGGAGAGGCCGGAATCTATACCGGATACCGGCTGCGGGAAAAATGTCCCGGATTGAAAACCGTGATCCTGGAGAAGGGAAATGATATTTACAAAAGAAAGTGTCCCATTGTGGCAGGCAGAGTCAAAGAATGCATTCACTGCCCGGTCTGTGATACCATGTGCGGCTTTGGCGGCGCAGGGGCCTTTTCCGACGGAAAATTTAATTTTACCACGGAATTCGGCGGCTGGCTGACAGATTATCTGGATGCGGGAACGGTGATGGGCCTGATTGACGAGGTGGATGCGGTCAATGTATCCCACGGGGCCACGAAGGAATTTTACTCCACCTCCACACCGGAAGCGAGAAAACTGGAAATCGAAGCCCTCAAATATGACCTGCACCTGCTGCAGGCCCGCTGCAAGCATCTGGGCACAGAGCGCAACCTGGAAATTCTCACCAATATCTATGAAGATATGCGGGAAGACGTGGAATTCCGCTTTCATGCCGGGGTGGACAGCTTCTGCAGAGCAGATGACGGTTACCTGGTGACACTGGAGGACGGCAGCGAAATCCGGTGCCGTTACCTGATCGCGGCTCCGGGCAGGAGCGGGGCGGAGTGGTTTGCTTCCCGGTGTCTGGATATGGGGATGAAACTGATCAACAATCAGGTGGATATCGGGGTTCGGGTGGAACTGCCCGCCAAGGTATTTGAACATATTACAGATGTGGTCTACGAATCCAAACTGCTCTACCGGACCAAGCGGTACGGGGACAAAGTGCGGACGTTCTGCATGAATCCCTACGGTCATGTGGTGGCGGAGAGCGTAGAGGGAATCAATACCGTAAACGGGCATTCCTATTCGGATCCGGCGCTGCGCAGTGAAAATACCAACTTTGCGC
This genomic window contains:
- a CDS encoding LysR family transcriptional regulator, translated to MTLQQMHYALTIAECGSMNKAAEKLFLSQPALTNTMRSLEEEIGINIFLRSKRGVTPTSEGEEFLAYVRQLYQQYELLKERYSPDAEFKRKFGVSAQHYTFAVRAFVDTVRKFDTLEFEYAMRETRTREVIQDVAQMRSEIGILYMSAYNEKIIGKMLHEKDLEFHELVQARAYVYLCEKHPLAKCREVTMDQLKDFPCLSFEQDVQSSVYLAEEILSENVYPRTIQVNDRATMLNLMDSLNGYTLCSGVIFDDLNGDGCLAVPFREDAEDSSGLMRIGYVVKRNSIRSEMGEYYLESCRRCLQLIRK
- a CDS encoding O-acetylhomoserine aminocarboxypropyltransferase/cysteine synthase family protein, giving the protein MANKKYRFETLQLHVGQEEADPATDSRAVPIYATTSYVFHNSQHAADRFGLKDAGNIYGRLTNTTQSVFEERIAALEGGTGAIATASGAAAITYAIEALAKAGENIVAAKTIYGGTYNLLSHTLPQYGITGRWVDPYNFDEVEAAIDENTKALFIETLGNPLGNVIDIEGWAKVAHKHNIPLVVDNTFATPYLVRPLEYGADIVVHSATKFIGGHGTAIGGVVVDGGSFDWHTDHKYPWISDPNPSYHGISFADATAPVAFVTYIRAILLRDTGATLSPFHAFLFLQGLETLSLRVERHVENALKIVDYLKNHEQVEAVHHPSIEGEAGHEFYDKYFPNGGASIFTFEVKGTAADAQKFIDNLEIFSLLANVADVKSLVIHPASTTHSQLTEEELLDQGIKPNTIRLSIGTENVNDLIDALDGAFAAIR
- a CDS encoding DUF2207 domain-containing protein: MNSQKNKQKRKQRLIAVISIIVIAAMVVTMIVVPALASSSASSDPAAVTAAVSGKYDDSDPGDYITEAFDVRMTADTAHRIAVTEKIRVNFIRRHHGIYRDIPNGGASYSIKNIRVSEQDYTVSGTGRSGSTRIRIGNEDTYLRGTHTYQITYDLIWYKDAEKGADALAQNLLPVNWMTSIREADLTLTMPKAVDWNAMEYYAGPKGSAGGLSSRYFTKSVSSDKKTLTIHGSNLPKGYGVTVRGSLPEQYWSQAQTYARAHRQSALGIAVILCGAAVFLLILFLIFGRDPKIVQTVEFRPPEDLTPLEAGYLIDGKADNEDFMSMILYFASRGYLSIKETGTNTYTLVKEKEPAPEEPAFALTLFKGLFRRKTEVATAKIPTSFLGDMDRAKTQLFQKYRGREGRIFRPGCKGARAAGILILIVYTVIGVAALYGNHPHLGILQVMLMLAGIYFLVRNFDYRYSRGTKGGLIAGAVCCLIPAAGISVGLGMTQTPWLGAVSAAAFLTILVCIVFMRARSRENALIMGRLLGFRDFIRTAEYERLKMLSAEDPAYFYDVLPYAAVMGMSTEWAEKFTNIRVPQPEWYSTYDGRPFVYSPLWCGSMMEHCVTGSTPVPPADSGGNYGGGSFGGGFSGGGGGGGGGGAW
- the nrdG gene encoding anaerobic ribonucleoside-triphosphate reductase activating protein, whose protein sequence is MYYGTIKKVDVANGPGVRVSLFVSGCTHHCRECFQPETWDFHYGEPFTEATEARILQELAPHYIEGFTVLGGEPFEPENQRELLPLLRKVRETYPKKNIWMYTGYSFEELTGQEKGTGRARCDATDEILSLIDVLVDGEFELERKDAGLQFRGSANQRLILVPASLQAGRVIWWEDRLPV
- a CDS encoding NAD(P)/FAD-dependent oxidoreductase, whose protein sequence is MAEYYDAVIIGSGEAGIYTGYRLREKCPGLKTVILEKGNDIYKRKCPIVAGRVKECIHCPVCDTMCGFGGAGAFSDGKFNFTTEFGGWLTDYLDAGTVMGLIDEVDAVNVSHGATKEFYSTSTPEARKLEIEALKYDLHLLQARCKHLGTERNLEILTNIYEDMREDVEFRFHAGVDSFCRADDGYLVTLEDGSEIRCRYLIAAPGRSGAEWFASRCLDMGMKLINNQVDIGVRVELPAKVFEHITDVVYESKLLYRTKRYGDKVRTFCMNPYGHVVAESVEGINTVNGHSYSDPALRSENTNFALLVSNRFTEPFNQPYRYGKHIASLSNMLSGGVLVQRFGDLMKGVRTNEHRLAQSYTHPTLTAAVPGDLSLALPKRQLDDIIEMIQVLDKLAPGTANYDTLLYGAEVKFYSARPQLTSEFETEYPGFFAIGDGAGITRGLAQAGASGIHAADVIARREASGK